The nucleotide window GGAGTTGTGAAATTTGTGGCCGCCAACAACTGGGAGGCGCAAATAGACACCCACACCGGCGAACTGTTACTGCTGGCCAAGCGCCGCTCCGATGTAATTGAAGCCATCCACGACGGGAGCTGGTTCGCGGACTGGGCCAAACTGGGGTTGTTCTTGCCTTCGGGCATCGTGCTACTGATCCTGTGGCTCACCGGCATCTACCTGTTTGCCCTAATGCATTATAAACGCTGGCAAAAACGCAAACGGCTTGCGGGAAAAGCCCCGTAAAACGTCACAACCCTACAGCTTGTGGGTTTTATGCGTTTGCGCGTTACCGTCTGTCCATTCTGGGAGGGTCACTATGTTAGTCCGTTCACTGTCGTTCCGTTTACTGGTAAGTACTGTCGCCACACTGGCCATTGGCCTTGGGGTTGCAGTCACCGCAGCCGCCAAAGAGGGCGATGCCCCATCCGCTTTCGCGGGCCTTAAACTGCGCAATATCGGCTCTGCCCACACCGGCGGGCGCATTTCCGACCTGGCCGTCGTGCCCGGCCAAACCCACAAATACTATGTGGGCGTGGCTT belongs to bacterium SCSIO 12696 and includes:
- a CDS encoding PepSY domain-containing protein; the encoded protein is MKSQILYRKIHHWGSIIVALPLLATIGTGILLMIKKEVAWIQPPTQKGEQREQLPSQSFEQLFNVAKAIPEMELQHWSELQRVDVKPGKGVVKFVAANNWEAQIDTHTGELLLLAKRRSDVIEAIHDGSWFADWAKLGLFLPSGIVLLILWLTGIYLFALMHYKRWQKRKRLAGKAP